In Flavobacteriales bacterium, the DNA window GACGGAGGTAGCATTTACAACTGGATCAGGTCCGGTACCATCAACAATAGTGATACCCTTACCGACGATTTCCTCGGAGTGGATGACGGGGAAGATTTTGAGACTGTGCTGGAAGGTACATGGGCACCCTATCGTCTTGCATCCCATTTGTGGGAATACGGTCCGGCCTGGAAGAATTTCCATGCACAGGTGAAGATGAGCCAACTCGCCAGTGTGGATGTGGTGTTTACCAGCGATAAATCCAAATGGACCCGATGTCCGGTGATCGAACTCGGACCTAACTCATCCCTTAATGAAGGGGGCACAAGTAAATTCTCGCTCCGCTCAGGTGCGTCGGTTGATAAGAACGGAAATCCTGATGGTACCGGAACCGGAATGGGATGGTTTCCCGGATATGCGATCAACATTGAAACCGGAGAACGTCTGAATGTTATGTTCGGGGAGAACTCCTGGCTGTCCGGACACAATGGTCGGGATATGATATTCAATCCCACGAGCATTGCTAGTGTACCACCCTTGCAGACGCCTGTTCTTGGAGGAATGCATTACCTGTATATCTTCGGTCATAATGGCAATACAGCAACCGATATGCCCGCATACGATAATGGTGCCTTTGCTTATAACAAGCTGTCGACCAACAACAGCATCGACAGACGAAATGTATTTAAGGATTGCATGTGGACGGCTATTCCTATGATGGCTCCAGGCTCTGCTTGGTTGAATGGCGATATCAGAATTCAGCTCAGGATTCGGAAACCTTATGTGAGGGATTTTGCCATCGTCGGAGAAACTACGGACACTCTGTACAACACCATGAGTCCTCAGGCGCCGGTGTATAAATTCAGTACCTATGATGTACAAACGGTAACGGGTGACCTGGAAACAGCCAAGGATGCCATGGAATTGGTAAACGTGGTACCCAACCCATACTATGCGTATTCCGCCTACGAAGCCAATCAGATCGATACACGCATTAAGATCACAAACCTTCCTGAGAAATGCACCGTGTCGATCTACACGATCAGCGGTACGATGATCCGCAAGTTCAAAAAAGATGAACCTGCGACTTCTCTGGAATGGGATCTTAAGAACTCAGCTGGTATTCCTGTGGCAAGTGGTATTTATCTGATTCACGTGGATGCGGGAGATGCCGGTGAAAAAGTATTGAAATGGTTTGGTGTCATGAGACCTATCGACCTTGACACTTTTTAATGGATTGTGTTTGAAAACGATGAAACCCTATGCATCATTTCCGGTTTCTCGTGGCTGTTAGTTAGTTAAAATGAATTTCAAGTGAAAGCAAATAACATGAGAAAGAAGGTTCTAATCATCACTGCTGTTGCTCTGACAACAAGCCTGGTAAGCCAACAGGTACAGGCAGGTAATGAGGATCGCGCCGGCCAGGCCGGTGCCACAGAATTGCTGATCAACCCTTTTGCCAGAAGCTCTGGCTGGGCAGGGGCGAATTCGGCTTCCGTGCGTGGCCTTGAGGCTTCATTCCTTAACATAGCAGGATCTGCTTTTACCAAACGTACGGAGGTATTGTTTGCAAGGTCTGCGTGGTTTGCAGATGCGGACATTTACATCAATACATTTGGATTTACCCAGAAGGTAGGCGCTTCAGGTGTTCTCGGACTTACCATCATGTCCATGGACTTCGGTGACATCATGATCACCACCACAGACTTGCCTGAAGGTGGATTGGGAACTTTCTCTCCCCAATACCTCAATATCGGTTTGTCTTATGCCAGGGCGTTTTCAAATAGTATCTTCGGTGGCGTAAGTATCCGCACCGTTTCCGAGGCCATCTCCGATGTGAAAGCACAAGGTGTTGCCATTGATGCCGGAATCCAATACGTTACGGGAAATGCAGAACACCCGGAGCGTACCAAGTTCGGCATATCCATCCGCAACGTAGGCCCGCCTATGCAGTTCTCTGGTGATGGAATCTCTTTCCGTACGGATGCGCCTTCCGGAAGTGGTTATGATATGCGTGTTGAGCAGCGTACATCCACTTTTGAATTGCCATCACTGCTGAATATCGGTCTGTCATATGACATCGTAAGTACGGGCATCGACAGCACCAAGTCACATCGTTTGACATTCGCAGGTACCTATACTTCCAATTCCTTCTCGAAAGATGAAGTGAAAGGCGGATTGGAATATGGCTATAAAAAATACCTCATGCTACGCGCCGGTTATCATTATGAAAAAGGAATGTTGACTGAGGATGACAAAACAACCTGGTGGGCCGGTCCTACCGCTGGTGTTACCGTGGAAATACCTATGGGTTCCAAAGGCACCACCTTCGGCGTTGATTACTCTTACCGCGCCCGCGACCCGTTTGCCGGGGTACACACATTCGGTGCAAGAATAAACATGTGATTTTTTTTCGCCAGCCGAAAAAAATTCCCAACTTTACAGTTGAGAGAAGAGTCCCGCCCATGCGGGATTCTTCTTTTTTGTAACCACACCAAACAATTATGTCAAAGACCCAATATTTTACCCAGGAAGGCTTGAAAAAGCTCCGGGATGAACTGGAACACCTCATGACCCATGAAAGGGCTGAGATATCTAAACAAATTGCAGAAGCCCGTGACAAAGGAGATTTGTCAGAGAATGCAGAATACGATGCGGCAAAGGATGCACAGGGGCTACTTGAAATGAAGATAGCCAAGCTGGAAGAGATTGTAATGAATGCCCGGGTCATCGATGGTTCCAAGCTGGATCATTCCAAGGTGGTGATCTTATCTACCGTTACCATAAAAAACAATGGCAACGGTTCCACTATGAAATACACCCTGGTTTCAGAAGAAGAAGCAGATCTGAAACAAGGTAAGATATCCGTGGATTCTCCCATAGGTAAGGGACTCCTGGGAAAGAAGGTAGGGGAGAAAACATCCATCAAAGTACCTTCCGGTACCATGGAACTTGAAGTGGTGGATATATCCATGTAATCTTTATGCCAAGCATTTTTTCAAAGATCATCGCTAGGGAAATCCCCAGTTTCAGAGTCGCAGAGAACGAAGAATTCATTGCCTTTCTCGATATTCAGCCTTTGGCACCCGGACATACATTGGTGGTGCCAAAGATGGAGGTGGATTACATTTTCGACCTGCCTCATGAGGTCTATGAACGCTACTGGATATTTGCCCGGAAGGTGGCTTCAGCCATTGAATCGGTGGAAACATGCAAGCGCATCGGTATAGCCGTCATCGGCCTTGAGGTACCGCATGCGCATATCCACCTGGTACCCATCAACTACGTGGGAGATATCAACTTCTCCAAACCTAAAATGGAAATACCCTCTGAAGAGCAACAGCAGCGGGCGGAGCGGATCAGAGCTGTCTTTGAGAAGTTACCCGTTTCTTAGCCGATCCGGATTTTTTTTGAGAAAACCAGCCCATCCGGAACTGCTTTTGGCCGCGGCTCCCGAGGGGTTATCGCCCTGAAAGTGGTGACATAGCGCCGCCGCCAGACCATCCGTAGCATCCAGGTTATCTGGAAGGGACTTTAAGCTGAAGATAGACTTCAGCATGGCAGCAACCTGTTCCTTCGAGGCGTTGCCGTTACCTGTAATGGATTGCTTGATCTTCTTCGGACTGTATTCGAAAATCGGAACGGATTGATACAGGCATGCCGCCATGGCCACCCCCTGCGCACGTCCCAGCTTTAACATTGATTGCACGTTCTTCCCAAAGAACGGCGCTTCAATCGCCAGCTCATCGGGATGATGCGTGCGTATCAATTCAAGGGTGAATTCAAAGATGGTCTTTAGCCGGTCGGGATGACTTTTTTTTGGAGAAAGATGCAATGCATCCATGATCAGAAGGTGTGGCTGAACCCCCTTGATATGGATGATGCCATAGCCCATCACATTGGTTCCGGGGTCTATGCCCAGGATGATCCGGTCCTTAGCTGCCTTTTTTATCGCATGGTTTGACATCCCGTCGTCCTAATTTTCCTTAATTTCCAGCCATAAAACTTGCCCATGCGAAGAAAGCAACTTCGAAAGGCGGCTGCCTGGTTGATAAAGATAGCAATTGTTTGTCTGGCCTTCTATTACATTTACCGGCAGGTTTTCCTGAAACATGACCTGGATGAGCTTACCCAGGCTGCGGAACATTCCGTGGGCAAACATGAATGGCCTTATCTGATCACGGTACTGTTAATGATGTTACTGAACTGGGGTATTGAGGCTGTTAAGTGGAGGTATCTGGTAAAGAAGGTAGAGACGATCTCCTTCAAAAGGGCAGTGTCAGCAATCTTTTCGGGCGTGACGGTCAGTGTTTTTACACCCAACAAAATAGGTGAATATGGGGGAAGGGTGTTTCATCTGAAATCCGAACACCGCCTGGATGCCGTAGTCATCACCCTCATCGGGAGTATGATGCAACTGATGGTCACCCTCCTTGCAGGAGTGATCTCATCCGTGTTTTTTTACACCTGTTATTTTGATTCCGACGATTACCTCCAGGATTATTTTTTCTATGCGGCGTTGTTCGTGACGGTCGCCCTGATTGGCCTGATGGCGGTTGCATTTTTCAGACGAATGCTTCTAAAACGTGCAGCCCACCGTATTGGGCTGATGAACTGGGCCCGAAAGTATCTCCGAGCCTTAACGTACTATGAAGGCAGGGAGTTGCTCCGGGTACTGCTGTATTCGGTATCCCGGTACTTTGTGTTCTCGGGTCAGCTATACCTGCTCCTGATCACCTTTGATGTACATATTTCTGTGACACAGGCTTTGATCTTGTTGCCCATGATGTTTTTCATGATAACGGTCATTCCCAAGCCGATCGCTTTTGCGGAACTGGGCGTTCGTGCTTCCACGGCCATCTACTTTATATCCTATGTTTCCCCCAATCAATTGGGGGTACTGCTCGCCATGTTCTTTCTCTGGATCATCAACCTGGCCATACCCGCATTGCTGGGCAGCATTTTTATACTGCGCATGAAAATCATATCCAGATGACGGAATTTCTTCTATCGTGCGTTGTGTTGCTCGTTAATCTTTACGGAGTGTATTTAGCCTGGATATGGTTCGGATGGCGAAAAGTGAAGGAACCGGATGTACATCGCAATACCAAATTTGAAGTAATGGTCACGGTGGTGGTAGCCGCACGTAATGAAGCCGGAAATCTGCCCCGATGTATAAACTCCCTGCTGAAACAGGAGTATCCTTCCGCATTGTTGGAGTGTATTATTGTTGATGATCATTCCGATGATGAAACGTTACGGGTTGCAAATGAGAAGATCGCGGGACATGATGGTTTCAAAGTGATGATGCTGGACAATGATGGTCAGGGGAAGAAGGCAGCACTACAAATGGGCATATCACACGCTTCCGGTCAGCTCATCGTTACGACCGATGCAGATTGCACGCATCCGGCCAGATGGATTCAGATGATGGTGACTACCTATCTTTCTGAAAAGGCAAAGATGGTATTGGGGCCGGTGGCATTAACAGGCAAAGGTTTTTTCCGTCAGTGGCAGGCACTGGAGATGAGGGCGTTGATGGGTCTGACCGGCGGGGCCGTTGGTTGGGGAAAACCTACCATGGCAAACGGAGCGAACCTGGCTTTTGAAAAGGAAGCTTTTTTTGAAGTGGGAGGTTATGAAGGTAACACACAGAAAGCTTCCGGAGATGATGTTTTCCTGCTGCATAAAATGATGACGAACTATCCCGACAGCATTGCGTTTGCCAAGCATACGGAGGCCGTCGTGTCAACACCCGCCTTGGGTAATCCCGGCTTGTTTATGGATCAGCGGGTGCGATGGGCATCCAAAATGCTCGGAGGGTATAAAAGCCTTCACATCCAGTTCGCAGGTGCCCTGGTCTATTTTCTGCATCTTTTCATGCTCATTTGCGTAATACTCTCGATAACCGCTTCGGATTATATGTTCTGGTTCCGACGGGTTTTCGTATTGAAGTTTCTGATTGATATGATGTTTTTATATTTGGTAGACGTCCAGCAAAACCAGGCAATGGAGTTCAGAAGAGGATTTCCGTTAAAAGTATTATTGGGCGAACTGTTGAATCTGCTGTATATTCCTGTATCCGGGCTTCTGGTGTTGAAAGGAAGCTACCGGTGGAAAGGAAGGAAGGTCCGGTAATCAGGCTTACGCTTTGGCAAAGAATAAAAATAAATCAAAAGAATCCCTTACCCTTCAGGTTTGGCGCAGGATGCGGAAGAACCGGATCGGTATGTTCGGACTGGGTATCATATGTCTGGCTGTTTCTGTTGCCATCCTTGGTTATCTGATCATGCCTGACTCCACACCTATGGCGAATGATCAAAAGCCGGAGCTAACGATCAAGAAGCCTGGTTTTTCCGTGGAAATGCTGCTTGTTACCAAGAATGAACAGATCGAATATTCCAATTTTATCCTAAAACTCATGTTCGGTCAGAAAAGCCGGTATCGGGCCATTCCCATCAGTTCTTACCATTTTGAAGGTGCCAATATTTTTGTAAAAGAATATACAGGTATAGATGATGATGAGGACGTGCCTGAGAAGAAGTATAACCTTGCCGATGTTGTTTACCCGTTGTCTTACGAAAGACCGGATGTAGAGAAGCGGGGAGACCGGCTTTTCTTCATGGGGATAAACGGAAAGATTGAATCCGCTTCGATCGAAGAGCTTCAGGAAGAAGTGAAAGACAATCATCTGATCACGCGCACCTATTGGTTGGGTACGGACCGCTCCGGACGTGACCTTTTAAGTCGTTTGATGGCCGGAACGCGCATTTCTCTTTCCGTTGGATTTATTTCAGTGCTCATCTCCCTCGTCATCGGTCTGGCGATGGGTGCCATTGGTGGTTTCTTCCGTGGCCGGGTGGACAATGTGGTTCAATGGATCATCAATGTGGTGTGGTCGATCCCTACACTTTTGCTGGTGATCGCCATTACCCTTGCATTGGGAAAAGGATTCTGGCAGGTGTTTGTGGCCGTAGGACTTACTATGTGGGTGGAAGTAGCGCGGGTTGTGCGGGGGCAGGTACTCAGCATCCGCGAAAAAGAATTCATTGAGGCCGGAAGGGCGTTGGGTTTTAAAAATGCGCGGTTGATCGCACTACACGTGCTTCCCAATGTGATGGGCCCGGTGATTGTTATATCTGCGGCCAACTTTGCGGCAGCCATCCTCATTGAGGCCGGGCTGAGTTTTCTGGGGGTAGGTGCACCGCCACCGATGCCTTCCTGGGGTAGCATGATCCGTGACCACTATGGATACATTATCGTTGATGCCGCTTACCTTGCCATCCTTCCCGGATTAGCTATCATGACAATGGTCCTGGCCTTTAACCTGGTTGGCAATGCATTGAGGGATGCCCTGGATAGCAAGACCAGCCAGAGCAGTCACCCTATGTAGTCAAAACATCTGATCAGAAAGGAAGATCGTCGGTTTCCGGCGGTGGTGTTTCATCTGCAAAGAAAGTAGACTCTTGCGGTCCGTTCTGACCACCCGCATTTTCCTTTTCAATCTTCCATACATCAAGTGAGTTGAAGTATTTTTTCTCACCCTCCTTGCTGATCCATTCCCGGCCGCGGATATTAAATGACAGCGTGATCTCATCGCCCGGCTGGATAGAATCCAGTAACTCACATTTATCCTGGGTTAGCTGAAAGCTGATATGCTGCGGGTATTGTGTGGATTGTTCTGTAACAACGAAATCTCTTTTTCTGAATGAGTCGCTGATCTGTTTGGCTTCGCTTTTTACCCTGAGGGTTCCTTTGAGTGTATACATGATTTAGTTGTTTTGTGTGAGTAAAATGCACCAGGCCTCCGCTACCTGATTATGGGCCAGCTTGTGGGCGGCAAGGGTGTGCAGGGCTGTGGTAAGGGAAGCCTCATCGCCACCGTGTTGATCAAACAGGCTGGCGACCTCTTCTTGCTGACGACATTGTTGAATAAGTTCGGTAGCTGGCAACTGCTCTACATTACCAAGCTGGCCCAGGTGATTCCCTGTGAGAATGTGGCTGTGACGAATGGTTTCCGGGATGGCGTCAATACCTATGCCCAGTGTGGTAAGCGGTTTCTCCACCTCAAAAAGGGCGGATCCGGAAGCACGGCAATACCAATTACCACCAAGGCGCCCGACCAGATCTATCTTATGTTGATCGATTTTGCCGTTCTCATTCAGAATATCGTTGGCCACATGGATCAGCACCACCTCACAGATGACCAGGTTTCCGGCACCTCCTTCGCTGCCCAGTTCCACGACCTCTTTCACCTTGCATTCCAGCTGTACGGGTGATT includes these proteins:
- a CDS encoding DUF3127 domain-containing protein, encoding MYTLKGTLRVKSEAKQISDSFRKRDFVVTEQSTQYPQHISFQLTQDKCELLDSIQPGDEITLSFNIRGREWISKEGEKKYFNSLDVWKIEKENAGGQNGPQESTFFADETPPPETDDLPF
- a CDS encoding flavin reductase family protein, which gives rise to MIPESESIRISGNLRLCTNYYLLAKVSHFSTIDPTQVTVPELHGTLLGAIGPRPIALASTIDPDGRPNLSPFSFFNVFSANPPIAIFSPARRGRDNTTKHTYENVKQVPETVINVVNYALVQQTSLYSTEYPEGVNEFDKAGLTAIPSEKVKPFRVKESPVQLECKVKEVVELGSEGGAGNLVICEVVLIHVANDILNENGKIDQHKIDLVGRLGGNWYCRASGSALFEVEKPLTTLGIGIDAIPETIRHSHILTGNHLGQLGNVEQLPATELIQQCRQQEEVASLFDQHGGDEASLTTALHTLAAHKLAHNQVAEAWCILLTQNN
- a CDS encoding HIT family protein, with the translated sequence MPSIFSKIIAREIPSFRVAENEEFIAFLDIQPLAPGHTLVVPKMEVDYIFDLPHEVYERYWIFARKVASAIESVETCKRIGIAVIGLEVPHAHIHLVPINYVGDINFSKPKMEIPSEEQQQRAERIRAVFEKLPVS
- a CDS encoding T9SS C-terminal target domain-containing protein, translating into SATNKYDTTFNFEGYQIYQVKNATVTAADIFNPDLARLAFQCDVKNGVKQLVNYEFDQAIGGNVPTEMVNGSDEGIVHSFVVTKDLFASGDDRLVNHKPYYFLAISYGYNMFKKYDQQDPYQLDGQKKPYKAGRRNIRTYTGIPHIASPEAGGTSNPADYGDGVQITRMIGQGNGGRVLAISQETEDSIFASPKSRAYRVKYQNGAGPVDIKIIDPLNVPAGDFTMYFTGGSNSVTGIMDKTTKWYIINDASPSDTVWSDKNISIANEQILSGKFGKNKDGGSYNWGMSVSLKQVEDPGKNKDAGLLESSILTSGESWLRFVADADGGSIYNWIRSGTINNSDTLTDDFLGVDDGEDFETVLEGTWAPYRLASHLWEYGPAWKNFHAQVKMSQLASVDVVFTSDKSKWTRCPVIELGPNSSLNEGGTSKFSLRSGASVDKNGNPDGTGTGMGWFPGYAINIETGERLNVMFGENSWLSGHNGRDMIFNPTSIASVPPLQTPVLGGMHYLYIFGHNGNTATDMPAYDNGAFAYNKLSTNNSIDRRNVFKDCMWTAIPMMAPGSAWLNGDIRIQLRIRKPYVRDFAIVGETTDTLYNTMSPQAPVYKFSTYDVQTVTGDLETAKDAMELVNVVPNPYYAYSAYEANQIDTRIKITNLPEKCTVSIYTISGTMIRKFKKDEPATSLEWDLKNSAGIPVASGIYLIHVDAGDAGEKVLKWFGVMRPIDLDTF
- the ruvC gene encoding crossover junction endodeoxyribonuclease RuvC encodes the protein MSNHAIKKAAKDRIILGIDPGTNVMGYGIIHIKGVQPHLLIMDALHLSPKKSHPDRLKTIFEFTLELIRTHHPDELAIEAPFFGKNVQSMLKLGRAQGVAMAACLYQSVPIFEYSPKKIKQSITGNGNASKEQVAAMLKSIFSLKSLPDNLDATDGLAAALCHHFQGDNPSGAAAKSSSGWAGFLKKNPDRLRNG
- a CDS encoding glycosyltransferase, translated to MTEFLLSCVVLLVNLYGVYLAWIWFGWRKVKEPDVHRNTKFEVMVTVVVAARNEAGNLPRCINSLLKQEYPSALLECIIVDDHSDDETLRVANEKIAGHDGFKVMMLDNDGQGKKAALQMGISHASGQLIVTTDADCTHPARWIQMMVTTYLSEKAKMVLGPVALTGKGFFRQWQALEMRALMGLTGGAVGWGKPTMANGANLAFEKEAFFEVGGYEGNTQKASGDDVFLLHKMMTNYPDSIAFAKHTEAVVSTPALGNPGLFMDQRVRWASKMLGGYKSLHIQFAGALVYFLHLFMLICVILSITASDYMFWFRRVFVLKFLIDMMFLYLVDVQQNQAMEFRRGFPLKVLLGELLNLLYIPVSGLLVLKGSYRWKGRKVR
- the greA gene encoding transcription elongation factor GreA is translated as MSKTQYFTQEGLKKLRDELEHLMTHERAEISKQIAEARDKGDLSENAEYDAAKDAQGLLEMKIAKLEEIVMNARVIDGSKLDHSKVVILSTVTIKNNGNGSTMKYTLVSEEEADLKQGKISVDSPIGKGLLGKKVGEKTSIKVPSGTMELEVVDISM
- a CDS encoding flippase-like domain-containing protein, with protein sequence MRRKQLRKAAAWLIKIAIVCLAFYYIYRQVFLKHDLDELTQAAEHSVGKHEWPYLITVLLMMLLNWGIEAVKWRYLVKKVETISFKRAVSAIFSGVTVSVFTPNKIGEYGGRVFHLKSEHRLDAVVITLIGSMMQLMVTLLAGVISSVFFYTCYFDSDDYLQDYFFYAALFVTVALIGLMAVAFFRRMLLKRAAHRIGLMNWARKYLRALTYYEGRELLRVLLYSVSRYFVFSGQLYLLLITFDVHISVTQALILLPMMFFMITVIPKPIAFAELGVRASTAIYFISYVSPNQLGVLLAMFFLWIINLAIPALLGSIFILRMKIISR
- a CDS encoding ABC transporter permease, with protein sequence MRKNRIGMFGLGIICLAVSVAILGYLIMPDSTPMANDQKPELTIKKPGFSVEMLLVTKNEQIEYSNFILKLMFGQKSRYRAIPISSYHFEGANIFVKEYTGIDDDEDVPEKKYNLADVVYPLSYERPDVEKRGDRLFFMGINGKIESASIEELQEEVKDNHLITRTYWLGTDRSGRDLLSRLMAGTRISLSVGFISVLISLVIGLAMGAIGGFFRGRVDNVVQWIINVVWSIPTLLLVIAITLALGKGFWQVFVAVGLTMWVEVARVVRGQVLSIREKEFIEAGRALGFKNARLIALHVLPNVMGPVIVISAANFAAAILIEAGLSFLGVGAPPPMPSWGSMIRDHYGYIIVDAAYLAILPGLAIMTMVLAFNLVGNALRDALDSKTSQSSHPM
- a CDS encoding PorV/PorQ family protein, whose amino-acid sequence is MRKKVLIITAVALTTSLVSQQVQAGNEDRAGQAGATELLINPFARSSGWAGANSASVRGLEASFLNIAGSAFTKRTEVLFARSAWFADADIYINTFGFTQKVGASGVLGLTIMSMDFGDIMITTTDLPEGGLGTFSPQYLNIGLSYARAFSNSIFGGVSIRTVSEAISDVKAQGVAIDAGIQYVTGNAEHPERTKFGISIRNVGPPMQFSGDGISFRTDAPSGSGYDMRVEQRTSTFELPSLLNIGLSYDIVSTGIDSTKSHRLTFAGTYTSNSFSKDEVKGGLEYGYKKYLMLRAGYHYEKGMLTEDDKTTWWAGPTAGVTVEIPMGSKGTTFGVDYSYRARDPFAGVHTFGARINM